From the genome of Pseudomonas sp. gcc21, one region includes:
- a CDS encoding acyltransferase family protein has product MQPTHARTITYRAEIDGLRALAVIPVIFFHAGFEAMAGGFVGVDVFFVISGYLITSILYNEIHNGSFSLTRFYERRVRRLYPALTLVTLCCIPFAWWWMLPSEFREFLYSIAAIQLFASNIYFWWDTDYFSTGAELTPLLHTWSLAVEEQFYLFFPLCLLLVRRLDKRVLVLGIALAIIGGIILATRLTVTHPSASFYLLPSRAWELLAGALVALTAQYWSSATRWLAEALSLTGVSLIVFAIFAYDAQTPFPGVYALAPVVGTALIIAFADHRTVVGKLLALPPVVLVGLMSYSAYLWHQPLFAFARIRTLNNLDVVDFLCLITLTFVLAYLSWRYVENPFRERRKFPRRTVFAGALALSATLFMGTVFASFYPAPIQMHEQKLTGHQLRALELVESNEPKQYPRLDEPCNFARELITPAMTDRILKCREMHGPGLAILGDSHGMNVFNALSVNMDEQFIVGFLQNGCIPYPHQDRCQYEGFRELLQQHPDLFHTVIFNEAGFYLLQTPEGRTVSRAALSEQSHSGFQPNEHYIDGTLQYLHQLKQYSRVVWLGPWTEPHILPREYVLHGCESPPEIRKSLRDTFEQLDNRIANTARSYEGIDYRSSIKTLNLSGGNQLIDCQNLYFRDGDHWTIAGELRFGKVLKAELERDLDKHTTPVASADAPIN; this is encoded by the coding sequence ATGCAACCGACGCATGCCCGCACCATCACATACCGCGCCGAGATAGACGGCTTACGTGCTCTGGCAGTTATTCCCGTCATCTTCTTCCATGCGGGGTTCGAAGCCATGGCCGGCGGGTTCGTGGGCGTCGACGTATTCTTTGTAATCAGCGGCTACCTGATCACTTCGATCCTTTATAACGAGATACACAACGGTAGTTTCAGCCTGACGCGTTTCTATGAACGGCGCGTTCGTCGCCTTTATCCCGCCCTTACCCTGGTCACCCTGTGCTGCATTCCCTTCGCCTGGTGGTGGATGCTCCCCTCGGAGTTTCGCGAATTCCTCTACAGCATTGCTGCCATCCAGCTGTTTGCATCCAATATCTACTTCTGGTGGGACACAGATTATTTCAGTACCGGGGCTGAGCTGACGCCCCTGTTACATACCTGGTCGTTGGCCGTCGAGGAGCAGTTTTATCTGTTCTTTCCTCTGTGTCTTCTACTAGTAAGGCGGCTGGACAAACGAGTGCTGGTTCTCGGCATCGCGCTCGCTATCATTGGCGGAATCATTCTTGCGACACGACTGACTGTCACGCACCCCTCCGCCAGCTTCTACCTGCTCCCCTCCCGCGCATGGGAATTGCTTGCCGGTGCCTTAGTGGCTCTGACCGCGCAATACTGGTCCAGCGCCACACGCTGGCTTGCCGAGGCCTTATCTCTGACAGGTGTGTCGCTGATCGTCTTTGCTATCTTCGCTTATGACGCCCAGACGCCGTTTCCCGGCGTCTATGCGCTCGCCCCCGTTGTAGGGACGGCATTGATCATTGCGTTCGCCGATCATCGAACAGTCGTCGGAAAGCTACTGGCGCTGCCACCCGTCGTACTCGTTGGCCTGATGAGTTACAGCGCTTACCTGTGGCATCAACCGCTCTTTGCCTTTGCGCGGATACGTACGCTCAACAATCTCGACGTGGTGGATTTTCTCTGCCTGATTACGCTGACGTTTGTGCTGGCGTATCTCTCCTGGCGATATGTAGAAAATCCTTTCCGCGAGCGCCGCAAATTTCCTCGCAGAACCGTCTTTGCCGGAGCCCTGGCCTTGTCAGCTACCCTGTTCATGGGCACCGTCTTTGCCTCCTTTTATCCCGCTCCCATTCAAATGCACGAGCAGAAACTGACCGGCCATCAACTGCGGGCTCTGGAACTGGTCGAAAGCAATGAACCCAAGCAGTATCCACGGCTGGATGAACCCTGCAATTTTGCACGCGAGCTGATCACCCCCGCCATGACAGACCGGATACTGAAATGCCGAGAGATGCACGGCCCCGGTCTCGCGATTCTGGGGGACTCACACGGTATGAACGTATTCAATGCGCTGTCAGTAAACATGGACGAGCAGTTCATCGTCGGCTTTCTGCAGAACGGCTGCATCCCGTACCCACACCAGGACAGATGTCAGTACGAAGGGTTTCGTGAGTTGCTGCAGCAGCATCCGGATCTTTTCCATACCGTGATATTCAACGAAGCCGGCTTTTATCTGCTGCAAACACCAGAAGGCCGCACCGTTTCACGCGCAGCCCTGAGTGAACAGAGTCACTCGGGTTTCCAGCCAAACGAGCACTATATAGACGGAACGCTGCAATACCTGCACCAGCTCAAGCAATACTCACGTGTCGTCTGGCTCGGCCCCTGGACTGAACCACATATCCTGCCCAGGGAATATGTTCTCCACGGCTGTGAATCACCACCTGAAATCCGCAAATCCCTTCGCGATACGTTCGAACAGCTTGATAACCGAATCGCCAACACAGCACGGAGCTATGAAGGGATCGACTACCGCTCCTCCATCAAGACACTCAACCTCAGCGGAGGCAATCAGCTGATCGACTGTCAGAACCTGTATTTTCGCGACGGTGACCACTGGACCATCGCTGGCGAGCTGCGTTTCGGCAAGGTACTCAAAGCAGAGCTCGAACGGGACCTGGATAAGCACACGACGCCGGTGGCGAGCGCCGATGCGCCCATCAACTAG
- a CDS encoding PhoX family phosphatase, with translation MSTDLQRHVIMVDNGDADEPLSTREMNPLFSSILEARLGRRQILKGSAGAAAIGFMGLGLAGCISGSDGDDDEPELAPGEEQPSALLGFDAVPVSFEDKISLPEGYSHQVLIPWGTSLDGDTGFRIESTGEEQADQVGSHHDGMHFFPIDGSSEDGLLVLNHEYVEPRLMHAAYAGKDLSSGAVLLSSDEKRVDDEVLKEMNAHGVTVVRIIRGVNGEWQVQPDGYNRRVTALTEMKLSGPVAGSDLVKTKYSPTGTKTRGTLNNCGSGVTPWNTYMAAEENWAGYFVNEGTYPREHERYGVPRPKKEGERASGKYEWHLAESGNDEYVRFNATASEATAQEDYRNEPNTFGWMVEIDPFDPESTPVKRTAMGRFGHEGVVFAPVVEGQPVVCYSGDDSRFEYIYKFVSRDTYYQTSASGELLDNGTLYVARFNADGSGEWLPLVYGQNGLDESNEKHAFASQADVLVNTRLAADLMGATPMDRPEWGAIDPANGDVYFTLTNNSQRGEDDTNEANPRGPNTHGHIIRWAEAGGEHAATSFEWDIFLFAGDSGESGKPTSIGYDPNGEKLTADNILSSPDGMWIDPDSRVWIQMDSGDTDPFGNCAMLVADPTTGELKRFLVGPVGQEITGISMTPDQRTLFINVQHPGGEWPDYDPSVPPRSATVAIWKDDGGIVGT, from the coding sequence ATGTCCACGGATTTGCAACGTCACGTGATCATGGTCGACAACGGCGATGCCGACGAGCCGCTTAGCACCCGCGAGATGAACCCGCTTTTTTCAAGCATTCTCGAAGCCCGTCTCGGCCGCCGCCAGATACTCAAGGGGAGTGCTGGTGCCGCTGCGATCGGTTTCATGGGTCTGGGGCTTGCCGGCTGTATCAGCGGTTCTGACGGTGATGATGACGAGCCGGAGTTGGCGCCAGGTGAAGAGCAGCCCTCAGCTTTGCTCGGTTTTGACGCTGTCCCGGTCAGCTTTGAAGATAAGATTTCGCTCCCTGAAGGTTACAGCCACCAGGTCCTGATTCCGTGGGGCACTTCTTTGGATGGCGATACAGGTTTCAGGATTGAAAGCACCGGTGAAGAGCAGGCCGATCAGGTGGGTTCGCACCATGACGGCATGCATTTCTTCCCGATCGATGGTAGCTCGGAAGATGGGCTGCTTGTGCTCAACCATGAGTACGTCGAGCCGCGCCTGATGCATGCTGCCTATGCTGGTAAGGATTTGAGTTCAGGTGCAGTGCTGCTTAGCTCGGATGAAAAACGGGTAGACGACGAAGTATTGAAAGAGATGAACGCGCATGGCGTGACAGTGGTGCGGATTATCCGGGGCGTGAACGGCGAGTGGCAGGTTCAGCCTGACGGATATAACCGTCGAGTCACAGCGCTGACGGAAATGAAGCTTTCCGGCCCGGTCGCTGGCAGCGACCTGGTCAAGACGAAATACAGTCCAACCGGTACCAAAACGCGCGGCACCCTCAACAACTGTGGCAGTGGCGTAACGCCGTGGAATACCTACATGGCTGCTGAAGAAAACTGGGCCGGGTATTTCGTCAACGAGGGAACCTACCCGCGTGAACATGAGCGGTACGGTGTGCCGCGCCCTAAGAAAGAAGGCGAGCGCGCTTCGGGTAAGTACGAGTGGCACCTGGCCGAATCCGGTAACGATGAGTATGTGCGTTTCAATGCTACGGCTAGCGAGGCGACGGCGCAGGAAGACTACCGCAACGAGCCGAATACCTTTGGCTGGATGGTCGAAATCGATCCTTTTGACCCTGAAAGCACACCGGTCAAGCGCACCGCCATGGGCCGCTTCGGACATGAGGGTGTGGTGTTCGCCCCGGTAGTCGAAGGCCAACCAGTGGTCTGCTATTCAGGCGATGACTCTCGCTTTGAATATATCTACAAGTTCGTCAGCCGCGATACTTACTACCAGACCAGCGCCTCGGGAGAATTGCTGGACAACGGAACGCTGTACGTAGCGCGCTTTAATGCTGATGGCAGCGGCGAATGGTTACCTTTGGTGTATGGCCAGAATGGTCTGGATGAGTCGAACGAAAAGCATGCGTTCGCCAGTCAGGCGGATGTACTGGTCAACACGCGTCTGGCTGCGGATCTGATGGGCGCAACGCCGATGGATCGCCCTGAATGGGGTGCCATCGACCCGGCCAACGGTGACGTGTATTTCACGCTGACCAACAACAGTCAACGCGGGGAAGACGATACCAACGAAGCCAACCCGCGCGGACCAAACACTCATGGCCACATCATTCGCTGGGCTGAGGCCGGCGGTGAGCATGCAGCGACTTCATTCGAGTGGGATATCTTCCTGTTTGCAGGCGACAGTGGCGAAAGTGGCAAGCCGACCAGTATCGGCTATGACCCGAACGGCGAAAAGCTGACCGCCGATAACATCCTGAGCTCCCCGGATGGCATGTGGATTGATCCCGACAGCCGCGTATGGATTCAGATGGATTCAGGCGATACTGATCCGTTCGGCAACTGCGCGATGCTGGTGGCCGATCCGACAACAGGCGAACTGAAACGCTTCCTCGTCGGACCGGTGGGGCAGGAAATAACCGGTATCAGCATGACGCCGGATCAGCGCACGCTCTTTATCAACGTTCAACACCCCGGCGGTGAGTGGCCTGATTACGATCCGTCCGTACCGCCGCGATCGGCGACCGTAGCGATTTGGAAGGATGACGGCGGCATAGTCGGAACCTGA
- a CDS encoding Sec-independent protein translocase subunit TatA translates to MGIGGISIGSLLIVLVIVMLLFGTKRLRSIGSDLGGALSGFRKAVKESDDTREALAATVEHQDTQGSTVRADRSAA, encoded by the coding sequence ATGGGAATCGGCGGAATCAGCATCGGGTCGTTATTGATTGTTCTGGTCATCGTGATGTTGCTGTTTGGCACCAAACGGCTGCGTAGCATCGGGAGTGACCTGGGCGGTGCGCTTAGCGGTTTTCGCAAGGCCGTGAAGGAAAGCGATGACACCCGCGAAGCGCTCGCCGCAACGGTGGAGCATCAGGATACGCAGGGTTCGACAGTTCGCGCTGATCGCTCCGCAGCCTGA
- a CDS encoding twin-arginine translocase TatA/TatE family subunit has protein sequence MFDSGMTEWLVVALVALLVLGPQRTLTTMKMAGLMLGKAKAALADVQQQVEKDLPTDEVELLKDNVQALRPSNVKKKVVELAVGSGQR, from the coding sequence ATGTTCGATAGCGGGATGACCGAGTGGTTGGTGGTGGCGCTGGTGGCGTTGCTGGTATTGGGTCCCCAGCGCACCCTGACCACGATGAAGATGGCCGGACTGATGCTGGGCAAGGCGAAGGCTGCGTTGGCTGACGTTCAGCAACAGGTCGAAAAGGATCTGCCCACGGACGAGGTGGAGCTGCTCAAGGATAATGTGCAGGCGCTGCGACCTTCAAACGTAAAGAAAAAAGTTGTGGAGCTCGCGGTTGGCAGCGGGCAGCGCTAG
- the gspC gene encoding type II secretion system protein GspC encodes MPLVARLTLDPALKIATFILVAITAVVLGRLSWALIEPSSILPSAEAASAQPLPTSSGNGSQGGFRELASLSIFGASNNPRSSVVNAPDTTLSWVLKGVLSDRDPERSSAILSPQGQPEKLYRVGASLPGNVRLEQILSDRVILARDGKLETLRLKRDSAATSSKKAPSRPKPGASNATLTPDGGVATIDREAWANDPQRFLEVISASPVMQDGEMYGLEVNPGRQAAEFEAAGLMPGDVILAVEGTPVSEIQDYRDILQELGGSSSVSVSLERDGQPTEITITMD; translated from the coding sequence ATGCCCTTGGTCGCCCGTTTAACTTTAGACCCTGCGCTGAAAATCGCCACTTTCATCCTGGTTGCGATCACAGCAGTGGTGCTGGGGCGCCTCAGCTGGGCCTTGATTGAGCCGTCGAGCATCCTCCCGAGCGCTGAAGCCGCTTCTGCCCAGCCGCTGCCAACCAGTTCGGGCAATGGATCACAGGGCGGGTTTCGTGAGTTGGCTTCGCTTTCAATTTTTGGCGCATCCAACAATCCCCGGTCCTCTGTCGTCAATGCGCCAGACACGACGCTGAGCTGGGTGCTCAAAGGGGTGCTATCCGATCGTGATCCAGAGCGTAGCTCAGCCATCCTTTCCCCGCAGGGCCAACCTGAAAAACTCTATCGAGTTGGCGCCTCGTTGCCGGGCAATGTGCGGCTCGAACAGATCCTGTCGGACCGGGTAATCCTTGCTCGGGACGGCAAGCTGGAAACACTTCGATTGAAACGCGACTCAGCTGCGACCAGTAGCAAGAAAGCGCCGTCACGCCCCAAACCTGGCGCGTCCAATGCCACCCTGACACCCGATGGCGGGGTGGCAACCATTGACCGAGAGGCCTGGGCGAACGATCCGCAGCGTTTCCTTGAAGTGATCAGCGCCAGCCCGGTTATGCAGGATGGCGAGATGTATGGACTGGAAGTTAATCCCGGCCGTCAGGCTGCTGAGTTCGAAGCAGCAGGGCTTATGCCGGGCGATGTAATCCTCGCGGTGGAGGGCACTCCGGTTTCGGAAATCCAGGATTACCGCGACATACTCCAAGAGCTTGGCGGCTCTAGCTCCGTATCGGTTTCGCTGGAGCGTGATGGCCAGCCGACCGAAATTACTATAACGATGGACTAA
- the gspD gene encoding type II secretion system secretin GspD has translation MPTLFSFNRYTLPVALSLSLLASSIAAQSPDTPVGNPDEELVLNLRDADINGLIEIVSLETGINFIVDPRVRGQVNVVSGKPVRRGELYDLFLGVLKSYGFAAVEGSEGVVRIVPEVQAKENEVAGLNDNSRGDEVITHVINVKHINAGQLVRILRPLVPKGGHLAAAAESNTLVIADTAANVRRIEGLIHRIDRESMDDFEIIALEHASAVDIMRMVQGLEGDNTGDEFNKRTRIIADERTNTIILRGEAARRASLRKMVYQMDVPGDSGNSQVHYLRYAKAEDVAELLRGIAEGRDRNNVQTSEDGATGGMTGADESRVRIQAHESTNSVVIFGPAELTRDLSGIITQLDIRRAQVLVEAVIAEVSYDRAKELGVQWGIGSDNGGVGIINFNRGGRGIVNLAAGVDNFLEGNVTTPPSLADGATFGAAGSIGSTQIAMLVNALQGDSSSNILSTPSLLTLDNEEAEIVVGQNVPFIVGRSVEDSGQAFDTIEREDVGIKLKIRPQINEGNAVRLEIAQEVSQIAPGASGAADIITNKRSLTTTVMVDDNELIVLGGLIDDQMVETRDKVPGLGDIPGLGRLFRYDTGRLEKRNLMVFLRPVIIRDTAVAESVTHSKYTYIRDQQLKEQDRGDRILPSDSMPVLPDWNYLLSLPPPFENAVQGGVPVKTAIPAPPKAN, from the coding sequence ATGCCGACGTTGTTCTCATTTAACCGTTATACCCTTCCCGTGGCATTGAGTCTGAGTCTGCTGGCTTCTTCTATTGCTGCGCAGTCGCCGGATACCCCAGTGGGTAATCCCGACGAGGAATTGGTGTTGAATCTGCGTGACGCGGATATCAATGGACTGATCGAAATAGTGAGCCTGGAAACCGGTATCAACTTCATCGTTGATCCGCGCGTTCGTGGCCAGGTAAATGTGGTATCGGGTAAACCGGTGCGTCGGGGCGAGCTGTACGATCTGTTTCTCGGTGTGCTGAAATCCTACGGATTCGCTGCGGTAGAAGGTTCGGAAGGGGTTGTTCGCATTGTGCCCGAGGTACAGGCCAAGGAAAACGAAGTTGCGGGGTTGAACGACAACAGCCGTGGCGACGAAGTCATCACCCATGTAATCAATGTCAAGCATATCAATGCGGGGCAGCTGGTCCGGATTCTCCGTCCGCTGGTGCCGAAGGGAGGCCATCTGGCCGCCGCCGCAGAGTCAAATACTCTGGTCATTGCAGACACGGCAGCGAACGTGCGCCGCATCGAGGGACTCATTCATCGCATCGACCGTGAATCAATGGACGATTTCGAGATCATCGCCCTGGAGCACGCCTCTGCGGTCGACATCATGCGAATGGTACAGGGCCTCGAAGGCGATAACACTGGAGATGAGTTCAACAAACGCACCCGAATCATTGCTGACGAGCGCACCAATACCATCATCTTGAGAGGGGAGGCAGCTCGCCGCGCATCCCTGCGCAAGATGGTGTATCAGATGGATGTGCCAGGCGATAGTGGCAACAGCCAGGTGCATTATTTGCGCTACGCCAAGGCCGAAGACGTAGCTGAACTGCTGCGCGGTATTGCAGAGGGACGTGACCGCAACAACGTTCAAACCAGCGAAGATGGCGCCACCGGTGGCATGACCGGTGCGGACGAATCCCGCGTGCGGATTCAGGCGCATGAGAGCACTAACTCGGTGGTGATTTTTGGTCCTGCAGAACTGACGCGTGATCTGTCCGGGATTATTACCCAGCTGGACATCCGCAGGGCACAGGTGCTGGTAGAGGCCGTGATCGCGGAAGTGTCCTACGATCGCGCCAAGGAGCTGGGCGTGCAGTGGGGTATCGGTAGCGACAACGGTGGAGTGGGCATCATCAACTTCAACCGGGGCGGTCGCGGCATCGTTAATCTCGCCGCTGGGGTCGATAACTTCCTTGAGGGCAATGTCACTACACCGCCTTCGCTGGCAGATGGAGCAACCTTCGGTGCCGCAGGCAGTATAGGTAGCACGCAAATTGCCATGTTGGTAAACGCCCTGCAGGGCGACAGTTCGAGCAATATCCTTTCCACGCCGAGTCTGTTGACGTTGGATAACGAAGAGGCCGAAATCGTCGTGGGTCAGAACGTACCTTTTATTGTCGGGCGTTCAGTTGAGGATTCCGGTCAAGCCTTCGATACCATTGAGCGGGAGGACGTCGGTATCAAATTGAAGATCCGCCCGCAAATCAACGAAGGTAACGCGGTACGCCTGGAGATTGCCCAGGAAGTCTCGCAGATCGCTCCGGGTGCCAGCGGTGCAGCTGATATCATCACCAACAAGCGTAGTCTGACGACGACCGTGATGGTCGATGACAATGAGCTCATCGTACTCGGCGGCCTGATTGATGATCAGATGGTCGAGACCCGCGATAAAGTCCCCGGACTGGGTGATATCCCGGGCCTGGGCAGGTTGTTCCGCTATGACACGGGTCGCCTTGAGAAGCGCAACCTGATGGTCTTCTTGCGGCCGGTCATTATTCGCGATACCGCTGTGGCGGAAAGCGTGACGCATTCAAAATACACCTACATTCGTGACCAGCAGCTCAAGGAGCAGGATCGCGGCGACCGTATCCTGCCCAGCGACAGCATGCCGGTATTGCCCGACTGGAATTATCTGTTGAGCCTGCCGCCACCGTTTGAAAACGCAGTTCAGGGCGGCGTGCCTGTCAAGACAGCCATTCCTGCTCCTCCGAAAGCGAATTGA
- the gspE gene encoding type II secretion system ATPase GspE — translation MSESEISEISDAIADSGQQAETGYRFARRFGVLTGNLQDGLLDVFVRSDCDPQALLELRRRSGHPLRPLMLDDDAFAARLRDRYERSANDAMQLVEGLDDGDLMSVAQSLAEPEDLLESQDEAPIIRLINALLSEAVKENASDIHIEPFENRLSIRLRVDGVLREVLEPPRALAPVIVSRIKVMAKLDIAEKRLPQDGRIGLKLVGRAVDVRVSTLPSGHGERVVLRLLDKQAGRLELRHLGMCEQHYEAMERVINKPHGIVLVTGPTGSGKTTTLYSALMRLNDRTRNILTVEDPIEYYLDGIGQTQINSKVDMTFARGLRAILRQDPDVVMVGEIRDIETVQIAIQASLTGHLVFSTLHTNTAVGAITRLRDMGIEPFLLSSTLNGVLAQRLVRTLCPSCRTPHIATASECKLMNVDPTNPPTLYRPGACAACNQSGYKGRTGIYELIEIDDTLRGLIHDGASEQAMVRHARIEQLGIRQDGLRRVLMGDTTLEEVLRVTRED, via the coding sequence ATGAGCGAAAGCGAAATCAGCGAGATCAGCGACGCTATTGCAGATTCCGGCCAACAGGCCGAAACCGGGTACCGCTTTGCCCGTCGTTTCGGCGTGCTTACCGGGAATCTCCAGGATGGTTTGCTCGATGTGTTCGTACGTTCGGACTGTGATCCGCAAGCATTGCTGGAGCTGCGCCGCCGTTCGGGGCACCCGCTGCGTCCGTTGATGCTTGATGATGACGCCTTTGCCGCTCGCTTGCGGGATCGCTATGAGCGTTCGGCAAACGATGCCATGCAGCTTGTCGAAGGCCTGGATGACGGTGATCTGATGTCGGTCGCTCAGTCGTTGGCCGAGCCGGAGGATTTGCTCGAATCCCAGGACGAAGCGCCGATCATCCGCCTGATCAATGCTCTGCTCTCCGAAGCAGTGAAGGAAAACGCATCGGATATCCATATCGAACCCTTTGAGAATCGCTTGTCGATTCGTCTGCGGGTCGATGGGGTGTTGCGCGAGGTGCTGGAGCCGCCCCGCGCATTGGCGCCGGTAATTGTCTCCCGTATCAAGGTCATGGCGAAGCTGGATATCGCCGAAAAGCGTCTGCCGCAGGACGGTCGGATAGGTTTGAAGCTGGTCGGCCGCGCGGTCGACGTGCGGGTGTCCACGCTGCCTTCAGGCCACGGGGAACGGGTCGTTCTTCGTCTGCTGGATAAGCAGGCTGGACGGTTGGAACTGCGCCATCTGGGGATGTGTGAGCAGCATTACGAGGCGATGGAACGCGTAATCAACAAGCCCCACGGGATCGTGCTGGTAACAGGGCCGACAGGTTCGGGTAAAACGACCACGCTGTATTCTGCACTGATGCGTCTTAACGACCGCACTCGCAACATCCTCACCGTTGAAGATCCGATCGAATACTACCTGGACGGTATCGGGCAAACCCAGATCAACTCCAAGGTGGATATGACCTTTGCTCGTGGTCTGCGCGCCATTCTGCGTCAGGATCCCGATGTCGTGATGGTCGGGGAAATACGGGATATCGAGACCGTGCAGATCGCCATTCAGGCCAGTTTGACCGGTCACCTGGTGTTTTCGACCTTGCACACCAACACCGCTGTGGGCGCGATTACGCGTCTGCGCGACATGGGCATCGAGCCTTTCCTGCTCTCATCCACGCTCAATGGTGTGCTCGCGCAGCGCCTGGTGCGAACACTGTGCCCCTCGTGTCGTACGCCGCATATCGCCACGGCAAGTGAATGCAAGCTGATGAATGTCGATCCGACCAATCCGCCCACCCTGTATCGTCCGGGCGCTTGCGCCGCGTGTAATCAAAGCGGATATAAGGGGCGAACCGGTATCTACGAGCTTATCGAAATTGACGACACCCTGCGGGGCCTGATCCATGACGGAGCGAGCGAGCAGGCGATGGTCAGGCATGCGCGTATCGAGCAACTCGGTATTCGTCAGGATGGGCTGCGCCGCGTGTTGATGGGCGACACCACGCTGGAAGAAGTTCTTCGCGTCACCAGGGAGGACTGA
- the gspF gene encoding type II secretion system inner membrane protein GspF, which produces MPAFEYVALDQAGKTRKGVEEGDSSRQVRGRLRDQGLMPMSVNQVAERHAALRMPVFQPRVKPLELALATRQMATLARAGMPIEEVLGTVARQSETPKVRSTLSAVRTRVMEGLPLAHALGEFPSVFPSIYRTTIAAGESAGRLDLVLERLADNVEAQNAMRQKIQLAMFYPGVLTVVALLVTVALLTYVVPEVVQVFTGMNQQLPWLTRALIATSDALRNWGLLMAGGLVAAFFAAKEVLKRPRALYRWHAWLLRLPLLGRLIRGLNTARFARTLNILAGSGVPLLEALNMSASVISNVPMRDAVSDAAKRVREGAGVGASLERSGYFPPMTLSLIKSGESSGTLDQMLERAAETQERELEARIAIVMGVFEPLLILAMGGVVLIIVLAILLPIFELNQLVN; this is translated from the coding sequence ATGCCTGCTTTCGAATATGTAGCGCTGGATCAGGCGGGCAAGACCCGTAAAGGCGTGGAAGAGGGCGACTCCAGTCGTCAGGTGCGGGGCCGGTTGCGTGACCAGGGGCTAATGCCGATGTCGGTGAACCAGGTCGCGGAGCGTCACGCTGCCCTGCGTATGCCGGTATTCCAGCCGCGGGTGAAGCCCCTTGAACTGGCACTTGCAACACGACAGATGGCGACGCTAGCCCGGGCCGGTATGCCCATCGAGGAAGTACTTGGCACGGTGGCTCGGCAAAGCGAAACGCCCAAGGTGAGATCGACGTTATCCGCTGTACGTACCCGGGTCATGGAAGGGCTGCCGCTGGCGCATGCGCTGGGCGAATTCCCTTCGGTATTTCCATCAATCTATCGCACAACGATCGCTGCGGGGGAATCGGCCGGTCGTCTGGATCTGGTGTTGGAGCGCCTTGCAGACAACGTTGAAGCGCAAAATGCGATGCGTCAGAAGATCCAGCTGGCCATGTTCTATCCCGGGGTGCTCACCGTGGTTGCCTTGTTGGTGACGGTTGCCTTGCTCACCTACGTAGTCCCCGAAGTGGTGCAGGTCTTTACCGGCATGAATCAACAACTGCCCTGGCTAACCCGTGCGCTGATCGCCACCAGCGATGCCCTGCGTAACTGGGGGTTGCTGATGGCTGGAGGGTTGGTTGCCGCCTTTTTTGCCGCCAAAGAAGTACTCAAGCGACCGAGGGCATTGTACCGCTGGCACGCCTGGCTGCTTCGGTTACCTTTGCTTGGGCGCTTGATCCGCGGTTTGAATACGGCCCGCTTCGCCCGGACGCTCAATATTCTTGCCGGCAGCGGGGTGCCGCTGCTAGAGGCTCTGAATATGAGCGCCAGCGTGATTTCCAATGTACCTATGCGCGACGCCGTAAGCGATGCGGCGAAGCGGGTCAGGGAAGGCGCCGGGGTGGGGGCTTCGCTGGAGCGAAGCGGATACTTTCCACCCATGACGCTGAGCCTGATCAAGAGTGGCGAAAGCAGCGGCACGCTGGACCAGATGCTGGAAAGAGCTGCCGAAACACAGGAACGCGAATTGGAGGCGCGTATAGCAATCGTGATGGGTGTTTTCGAACCCCTGCTGATTCTGGCGATGGGCGGCGTAGTACTGATCATTGTACTGGCCATTCTTCTGCCGATCTTCGAACTCAATCAACTGGTTAACTGA
- the gspG gene encoding type II secretion system major pseudopilin GspG translates to MKNTRALQRGFTLIEVMVVVVILGILAAVVVPRVMDRPDQARVTKAENDIRALESALNLYRLDNFNYPTTEQGLQALVTRPSGDATARNWRTGGYIDRLQKDPWGREYQYRRPGRADREYDLFSLGADGRPGGEDANADIGNWDPEQDERR, encoded by the coding sequence ATGAAAAACACAAGAGCGCTGCAGCGCGGTTTCACTCTGATCGAGGTCATGGTGGTGGTTGTAATTCTCGGCATCCTGGCGGCGGTTGTTGTCCCGCGTGTAATGGATCGTCCGGATCAGGCGCGCGTTACCAAAGCTGAAAACGATATACGCGCGCTGGAAAGTGCACTCAACCTCTACCGCCTCGACAATTTCAATTACCCCACTACCGAGCAGGGCCTGCAAGCGCTGGTAACCCGGCCATCGGGTGACGCGACGGCACGCAACTGGCGTACTGGCGGCTACATCGATCGTTTGCAGAAAGATCCGTGGGGTCGTGAATACCAGTACCGCCGCCCAGGTCGAGCCGACCGGGAGTACGATCTGTTCAGTCTCGGCGCGGACGGACGGCCGGGCGGTGAAGACGCCAATGCTGATATCGGAAACTGGGACCCTGAACAGGACGAGCGGCGCTGA